TTCTTTCTTGATGGCGACGAGGAGGACTTCGAGGCCGCCGTCGGCGGCCTGCCCGAGGAGCTGGTAGGCCCAGACGACTTCGTCGAGTGGGAAGGGGACGTTTTGTTGCGCCTCGTATTGGATGATTTCGCCGAGCTTGGCGGCGGATTCGGCGGGGAGCTTGACGAACTTGGAGAAGACCTGGGAGCCGGGCGCGCAGATGTTGACTTTGCGGGCCGTGAAGCTGTTTTCGGCCATGGCTTCCTGGAGCTTGGCGAGCACGATGCCTTCGCGTGTGGCTCCTTGGGCCCCTTCGAGGCCGAGCGGCTTGACGGCCCACCGGACGAGTTTGAGGGAGCCGCCCTCGGCGTGCTCAAACTCGCCCATCTTCAGCGTGCCCGCGCCGAAATCAATGCAGAGAAATGGTTTGGCCATTCGGTGTGTCTTGTGTCGCCGCGAACCTGCACGAATTTCATCGGAACTCCAACCGGGGCGAACTGGTTGAAGATGGGGTAACGGAAAAGCGCATGTGGGTCAAACAGTAAATCCCTGCGCCGCGGGCTTTGCGCGTCCGTAAATCTCCGGCGCGGCGCGGCTCAGACGCGCGGCTTGAAATACGCGATCGTGTCCACGAGGCCCGCGGCGAGCGGCACCCTGGGCTCCCACTTGAGCAACGCGCGCGCCTTGGTGATGTCGGGCTTGCGCTGCTTGGGGTCGTCCTGCGGGAGGGGCTTGAAGACGACGCGACTGCGGGACTTTGTCGCGCGGATGATGTGCTCGGCGAACTCGAGCACCGTCATCTCCGTCGGGTTGCCGATGTTCACCGGCAGCGAGTGGCCGCTCATCATCAGCCGGTAGATGCCCTCGATGAGGTCGGAGCAGTAGCAGAAGCTGCGCGTCTGCGAACCGTCGCCAAAGACCGTGAGCGGCTTGTTCGTCAACGCCTGGCTCACGAACGCCGGCACCACGCGCCCGTCGTTGAGCCGCATGCGCGGACCGTAGGTGTTGAAGATGCGCACGATCCTCGTCTCCACCCCGTGATACGTGTGATACGCCATCGTCATCGCCTCGGCGAAGCGCTTGGCCTCGTCGTAACAGCCGCGCGGCCCGATGGTGTTCACATTGCCCCAATAATCCTCGCGCTGCGGATGCACCAGCGGATCGCCATAAATCTCCGACGTCGACGCGATGAGGAACCGCGCGCCCTTGGCCTTCGCAAGCCCGAGGGCCTTGTGCGTGCCGAGCGAGCCGACCTTCAGCGTCTGGATCGGCAGTTGCAGATAATCAATCGGGCTCGCGGGCGACGCGAAGTGCCACACGAAATCCACCGGCTCATCCAGGAAGATGAACTCCGTCACGTCCTGGTGAATGAACCGGAACCGCCGGTTGCCCGCGAGGTGCGCGATGTTGTCCGTCGAGCCCGTCACCAGATTGTCGAGCGCGATGACCCGGTGCCCGCGCGCGAGGAGCAAGTCCACCAGGTGCGACCCGAGAAACCCCGCGCCGCCGGTGACGACCGAGATGGGCGTCGCGGATTTCGGCGCCCGCATTTTTGTGGCCATAAGAGCGGCGAGTTTTCGGGCAGGCGCGGCGAAAGTCGAGCGCAACGTGCGCGGCGCGAATTCGCTCGACCCGTGCGCGCCCGCCGCCTTGAATGACGCCGTCCGGTCCCAAGTCCAAACGTCCGCGCCCCCGCGGCCCCATGCCATCATGAAAAACTCCGCCCGTCTCCCGTTCCTGGTCGCCCTCGCTTCCGTCGCGCTCACGCTTCACGCCGAGGCCGCCGCAAAGAAGATGCTCGTCATCACGCAGTCCAAGGGCTTCACCCACAATCCCGTCAAACGCCCCGCGCCCGACCAGCTTTGCCTCGTCGAGCAGACGCTCAATGACATCGGCAGGAAGTCCGGCCTCTTCGAGACCGTCAACTCGCAGGACTCCATTGCCGCGCTCACTCGTGAGAATCTCGCCCAATTTGACGCCGTGTTTTTCTACACCACGGGCGTGTTGCTGCCCGCGGGCGACCCGCGCGAGGCGCTCACCGACTTTGTGAAATCAGGCAGGGCGTTCCTCGGCGCGCACAGCGCCACCGACACCTTCCACGGCGGCGGCGGGTTCCCCGGCTACGTGCAGATGATCAACGGCAGCTTCGCCGGCCACCCTTGGAACGCGGGCAACACCTGCTCCTTCGTCAACCACGAGCCTTCCCACCCCACGGTGAAAATGTTCCCCGCCGAGTTTCAGTGGAAGGACGAGATCTACCAATACAACAACTACGACCCCAAGACCGTCCGAGTGCTCCTCAGCCTCGACATGAGCAAGACCAGCCCAAAGATGCCCTACCACGTGCCCGTCTGCTGGGTCCGCGAGTTCGGCTCCGGCCGCCTCTTCTACACCAACCTCGGCCACAACGACGCCACTTGGAAGGACGCGACATTCCACGAACACCTCCTCGCCGGCTTCCGCTGGGCCACGAAACTCGACAACGGTCCCGCCACCCCAAACCCCGACGTGCAGGCCGCCGAATACGTCAAGGGCGTCGCCGTCGTCGCCGCCGGCGCCGCGAAGAAGGACTGGCAGCCCATTGCCGCCAAGGCCGCGAAAAAGTCCGCCGACGCCGCGTGGTTCGCCAAACTCGTCGCCGACGTCGAGGCGTGGCGCAAAGCCCCGACTCCCGACGCCAAGAAAGCCAGCCCCGAGGAAGTCCAGTCCGCGGCCGCGAAGAAGTCGGATCTGCTCGCGGCGCTGCTCGCGCATTTGGAGAAGTGACACTCCACTA
The sequence above is a segment of the Verrucomicrobiota bacterium genome. Coding sequences within it:
- a CDS encoding ThuA domain-containing protein: MTRCPRARSKSTRCDPRNPAPPVTTEMGVADFGARIFVAIRAASFRAGAAKVERNVRGANSLDPCAPAALNDAVRSQVQTSAPPRPHAIMKNSARLPFLVALASVALTLHAEAAAKKMLVITQSKGFTHNPVKRPAPDQLCLVEQTLNDIGRKSGLFETVNSQDSIAALTRENLAQFDAVFFYTTGVLLPAGDPREALTDFVKSGRAFLGAHSATDTFHGGGGFPGYVQMINGSFAGHPWNAGNTCSFVNHEPSHPTVKMFPAEFQWKDEIYQYNNYDPKTVRVLLSLDMSKTSPKMPYHVPVCWVREFGSGRLFYTNLGHNDATWKDATFHEHLLAGFRWATKLDNGPATPNPDVQAAEYVKGVAVVAAGAAKKDWQPIAAKAAKKSADAAWFAKLVADVEAWRKAPTPDAKKASPEEVQSAAAKKSDLLAALLAHLEK
- a CDS encoding SDR family oxidoreductase, with the translated sequence MRAPKSATPISVVTGGAGFLGSHLVDLLLARGHRVIALDNLVTGSTDNIAHLAGNRRFRFIHQDVTEFIFLDEPVDFVWHFASPASPIDYLQLPIQTLKVGSLGTHKALGLAKAKGARFLIASTSEIYGDPLVHPQREDYWGNVNTIGPRGCYDEAKRFAEAMTMAYHTYHGVETRIVRIFNTYGPRMRLNDGRVVPAFVSQALTNKPLTVFGDGSQTRSFCYCSDLIEGIYRLMMSGHSLPVNIGNPTEMTVLEFAEHIIRATKSRSRVVFKPLPQDDPKQRKPDITKARALLKWEPRVPLAAGLVDTIAYFKPRV